A genome region from Aptenodytes patagonicus chromosome 26, bAptPat1.pri.cur, whole genome shotgun sequence includes the following:
- the LOC143171115 gene encoding feather keratin B-4-like: MSSYRQTISSRCLAPCEVTCPQPIANAWSQPCVTSCGDSRAVIYPPPVVMTFPGPILSSCPQESVVGSSAPSSIGSLFGSMSSLGPSGSYGSRSLYNYGRSYSSYGSSGYGFGSCRPC, encoded by the coding sequence ATGTCTTCCTACAGACAGACGATTAGCTCCCGTTGCCTTGCGCCCTGCGAAGTGACCTGCCCGCAACCAATTGCAAATGCCTGGAGCCAGCCCTGTGTAACATCCTGTGGTGACTCGAGAGCTGTGATCTACCCACCACCTGTGGTCATGACCTTCCCAGGACCCATTCTCAGCTCCTGCCCTCAGGAGAGCGTAGTGGGCAGCTCAGCACCATCCAGCATTGGGAGCTTGTTTGGATCGATGAGCTCTCTGGGTCCCAGCGGCTCCTATGGCTCTAGGAGCTTGTACAATTATGGGAGGTCATATTCTTCCTATGGATCCAGTGGTTATGGTTTTGGGAGCTGCAGACCATGTTAA
- the LOC143171053 gene encoding scale keratin-like, which yields MSCYDLCPTSSSIACPQPIANSCNEPCVQQCPDSTTLIQPPPVVVTFPGPILSSFPQQTVVGSSGAPAFGGSLGLGGLYGSGSLYGYGGSLGYGAQYGYGSSALSTLGGGYCSPYSSRRYSRFLRDSCGPC from the coding sequence ATGTCTTGCTATGACCTGtgccccaccagcagcagcatcgcctgcccccagcccattGCTAACAGCTGTAATGAGCCGTGTGTCCAGCAGTGCCCCGACTCGACGACCCTGATCCAGCCACCCCCCGTTGTTGTCACtttccccggccccatcctcagctccttcccccagcaaacCGTGGTGGGCTCCTCGGGAGCACCCGCttttgggggctccctggggctggggggtctCTACGGCTCTGGGAGCCTTTACGGTTATGGGGGTTCTCTGGGATATGGGGCCCAGTATGGATATGGAAGTTCAGCCCTCTCCACGCTCGGCGGCGGCTACTGCAGCCCATACTCCTCCCGCCGGTACAGCCGGTTCCTCCGCGACAGCTGTGGACCCTGCTAA